From Segatella copri, the proteins below share one genomic window:
- a CDS encoding TonB-dependent receptor, whose protein sequence is MALVAMSVASQVYALPSDDSENKEKKEERNVMLNASDANKPREIQIGLPSEDVTVYENGLPAVYSSSVHKLSAHWRSDASLKGTDLMTPSESAIATGNIAYAVSSFSELGQKEFKGKLNYKANHFGMQNVDLNLSGGIGSNWLYTASMYQNFDPGSFKLRFTDYADRTQLYHFGITRILNDGKGRVSLLYKYSNSKNPGNFANAAPFIYSGDGSIKKIDGFDPGMDSYVQRQGSFQYLNTKSGKMETWNMSDGSENHANEIALISQYQFDNGWLWKFNAKYMNAPRANYVDYGGSTISQVSEADGYQLSDGSAYSGYIEGRRTWLHVGKVSNALLTTEISKQLNNHKLMIGLNEWYYHLNYYSSSFQWAGTVEAYPRTLSQKYVNPLDPTQTAHRSETFGYNELSPEYTKGSENKLALYFTDEWKVSPKFKVFYGGRLEYYRMSAEQISTPRFSGFHMGNYKTYATAADGSVVATEHSIEAKNVTKDKLNYAATLQLTYNLTRQFGLTADATIATRFPRISEYAGTGPTEEQYKRVTIPLIRGGIFYKNDWIDLSSMVTYISKSNNIDQQNLTKPGTTEGKTVLLIYNIQTLGWTTSAEINPFKNFHMHALFTYQKPVYKNYNASVTFSDGQSMGVNANNMIVKEIPQVLIELDPKYDITKNLNAWLSFRYFGKTYANLQEALYFNGHWETFGGINWNVNKKLSLGVSVINIFNEKGAKGTISGSELITKQEAGKYDGKYMSGSYLRPFTVEFSAGIKF, encoded by the coding sequence ATGGCTTTGGTAGCGATGTCAGTTGCAAGCCAAGTGTATGCACTTCCTTCTGACGATTCTGAAAACAAGGAGAAAAAGGAAGAGCGTAATGTGATGCTCAACGCATCTGATGCCAACAAGCCTCGTGAAATCCAGATAGGATTGCCAAGCGAGGATGTAACCGTATATGAAAACGGTCTTCCTGCCGTTTACTCTTCTTCCGTACACAAACTCTCTGCCCATTGGCGAAGCGATGCCTCATTGAAAGGTACCGACTTGATGACTCCATCTGAGTCTGCCATTGCTACAGGTAATATTGCGTACGCTGTTTCTTCTTTCAGCGAGTTGGGACAGAAAGAGTTCAAGGGCAAGCTTAACTATAAGGCAAACCATTTTGGTATGCAGAATGTAGATCTCAACCTGTCTGGTGGAATCGGTTCTAATTGGCTTTATACTGCCAGTATGTATCAGAATTTCGATCCAGGTAGTTTCAAGCTTCGCTTTACTGATTATGCCGACCGTACCCAACTTTATCATTTCGGTATCACTCGTATCTTGAATGATGGAAAGGGACGTGTCTCCTTATTATATAAGTATTCCAACAGCAAGAACCCTGGCAATTTTGCCAATGCAGCCCCATTTATCTATTCTGGCGACGGAAGTATCAAGAAGATTGATGGCTTTGACCCTGGTATGGACTCATACGTGCAGCGTCAAGGTTCTTTCCAATACTTGAATACAAAGTCAGGAAAGATGGAGACATGGAATATGAGCGATGGCAGTGAGAATCATGCCAACGAAATAGCCCTCATCAGCCAGTATCAGTTTGATAATGGATGGTTGTGGAAATTCAACGCCAAGTATATGAATGCTCCACGTGCCAATTATGTGGATTACGGAGGAAGTACCATCTCTCAGGTGAGCGAGGCTGATGGCTATCAGCTTTCTGATGGATCTGCCTACAGTGGCTATATAGAAGGCCGTCGCACCTGGTTGCATGTTGGTAAGGTTAGCAATGCGCTTTTGACTACCGAAATCTCCAAGCAGTTGAACAACCATAAGTTAATGATTGGTTTGAACGAGTGGTATTACCATCTCAATTACTATTCGTCTTCGTTCCAGTGGGCAGGCACCGTAGAAGCTTATCCACGCACATTGAGCCAGAAATATGTCAATCCCCTTGATCCTACGCAGACGGCTCATCGTTCTGAGACTTTCGGTTATAATGAGTTGAGTCCAGAATACACCAAGGGTTCAGAGAACAAGTTGGCACTCTACTTTACCGACGAATGGAAGGTAAGTCCTAAGTTCAAGGTGTTCTATGGTGGTAGATTGGAGTACTACCGCATGTCTGCCGAGCAGATTTCTACTCCACGTTTCTCAGGATTCCACATGGGTAACTATAAAACATACGCCACTGCTGCTGATGGTTCTGTTGTTGCTACCGAGCACAGCATCGAAGCAAAGAACGTAACCAAGGATAAATTGAATTATGCAGCCACCTTGCAGTTGACGTATAACCTGACCCGCCAGTTTGGTCTGACAGCCGATGCTACCATCGCCACCCGTTTCCCACGCATCAGCGAGTATGCAGGTACAGGTCCTACCGAGGAGCAGTATAAGCGAGTAACCATCCCACTGATTCGTGGTGGTATTTTCTACAAGAATGATTGGATTGACCTTTCTTCAATGGTGACCTACATATCAAAGTCGAACAATATCGACCAGCAGAATCTTACCAAGCCTGGCACTACAGAGGGCAAGACCGTGTTGCTCATCTATAATATCCAGACTTTGGGTTGGACAACCTCGGCAGAAATCAATCCGTTCAAGAACTTCCACATGCATGCACTCTTCACCTATCAGAAGCCGGTGTATAAGAACTATAATGCGAGCGTAACGTTCAGTGACGGTCAGTCTATGGGTGTGAATGCCAACAATATGATTGTCAAGGAGATTCCTCAGGTTCTTATCGAGTTGGACCCTAAGTATGATATCACCAAGAATCTGAATGCCTGGTTGAGCTTCCGTTACTTCGGTAAGACCTATGCCAACCTTCAGGAGGCACTCTACTTCAATGGTCACTGGGAGACTTTCGGCGGAATCAACTGGAATGTGAACAAGAAACTGAGCCTTGGCGTGAGTGTCATCAATATCTTCAACGAGAAGGGTGCCAAGGGTACCATTAGCGGCTCTGAGCTGATTACCAAGCAGGAAGCTGGCAAATATGACGGCAAGTACATGAGTGGTAGCTATCTCCGTCCGTTCACGGTGGAATTCTCTGCAGGAATCAAATTCTAA
- a CDS encoding alpha-galactosidase — protein MKKVFMIIAAMCMTSIMASAQKTIRVSTDKTDLVMQVSPKGRLYQVYLGDKLKNPSDYNHLKWDVYAASDGSVCQRGHEVYATSGAEDFFEPAVAVTHADGNMTTYLYYQSSEEKAISGGVETIITLKDKVYPLTVKLHYAAYPKENVIKAWSEISHKEKAPVTLWRYSSTMLYFTANKYFVTNYHSDWAKEGQPETCQLTAGKKIVDTKLGTRAAMQEEPFFELGFDEPAKENEGKVMLGTIGWPGNFRFTFEVDNVGALRVIPAINPYASNYKLKAGDTFTTPEFIFAMSDNGIGEASRNLHNWARQYQVNMGMEDRLTLLNNWENTGFDFNQQSLAELMKDAKDLGVDMFLLDDGWFANKYPRKDDHAGLGDWEATKSKLPDGIPGLVRDAKKAGVKFGIWIELEMVNPKSELFEKHPDWVIMQPKRDTYYYRNQLVLDISNPKVQDYVFGIVDRIMTENPDVAYFKWDCNSVITNIYSPYHKENQGNFYIDHVRGIYKVLTRIHNKYPKLPMMLCSGGGGRMDYEMLKYFTEFWCSDDTDPYERLYIQWSLSKFFPAKTMGSHVTNWNKNTSVKFRTDVCSSCKLGFDIDLKSLSGDEYKFVQNAVKNYDSMKPMILEGDQYRLVSPYEGNHCAINYVSKDKQRAVLFAYDLHPRYKEPMMNVKMQGLDADKVYTVKETNLMPGKESDLECNGKQYSGDYLMKVGLNVFSQTDGTSHVLVLE, from the coding sequence ATGAAAAAGGTATTTATGATTATCGCAGCGATGTGCATGACATCTATCATGGCATCTGCTCAAAAGACCATCCGAGTGTCAACCGACAAGACCGACCTCGTGATGCAAGTTTCTCCTAAGGGTCGCCTCTACCAAGTGTATCTGGGTGACAAGTTGAAGAATCCTTCTGATTACAATCATCTGAAGTGGGATGTATATGCGGCTTCTGATGGCTCCGTCTGCCAGCGAGGTCATGAGGTTTATGCAACCTCTGGTGCTGAAGATTTCTTCGAGCCGGCAGTGGCAGTGACCCATGCAGATGGTAATATGACCACCTATTTGTATTATCAGTCTTCTGAAGAAAAGGCTATCAGTGGAGGTGTTGAGACCATCATCACGCTTAAGGACAAGGTGTATCCGCTGACCGTGAAACTCCACTATGCAGCTTATCCTAAGGAGAACGTCATCAAGGCATGGAGCGAAATTTCTCATAAGGAGAAAGCTCCGGTTACGCTTTGGAGATATAGCTCTACAATGCTTTATTTCACGGCAAACAAGTATTTCGTTACCAATTATCATAGCGACTGGGCTAAGGAAGGCCAGCCTGAAACTTGCCAGTTGACTGCCGGTAAGAAAATTGTTGATACCAAGTTGGGTACCCGTGCAGCCATGCAGGAGGAGCCGTTCTTTGAACTGGGATTCGATGAGCCTGCCAAGGAGAATGAGGGCAAGGTGATGCTTGGAACCATCGGATGGCCTGGCAACTTCCGCTTTACCTTCGAGGTAGATAACGTGGGAGCCCTTCGTGTTATTCCTGCCATTAATCCATACGCCTCTAATTATAAACTGAAGGCTGGTGATACGTTCACTACCCCTGAGTTTATCTTTGCCATGAGCGATAATGGTATCGGTGAGGCTTCCCGTAATTTGCACAATTGGGCTCGCCAGTATCAGGTAAACATGGGTATGGAAGATCGCCTTACGCTCTTGAACAACTGGGAGAATACAGGCTTCGATTTCAACCAGCAGAGTCTTGCTGAGTTGATGAAGGATGCCAAGGACCTGGGTGTAGATATGTTCTTGCTTGATGATGGTTGGTTTGCCAACAAGTATCCTCGTAAGGACGACCATGCAGGTCTCGGCGACTGGGAGGCTACCAAGAGTAAGCTGCCTGATGGCATACCTGGATTGGTAAGAGATGCCAAAAAGGCTGGTGTAAAGTTTGGTATTTGGATTGAGCTAGAGATGGTGAATCCTAAGAGTGAACTCTTTGAGAAGCATCCCGACTGGGTGATCATGCAGCCAAAGCGTGATACCTATTATTACCGCAACCAGCTGGTACTTGATATCAGTAATCCTAAGGTACAGGATTATGTGTTCGGCATCGTGGATCGTATCATGACGGAGAATCCGGATGTGGCTTACTTCAAGTGGGACTGCAACAGTGTGATTACCAACATCTATTCTCCATATCATAAGGAGAATCAGGGTAATTTCTATATCGATCATGTCCGTGGTATCTACAAGGTGCTTACCCGTATTCATAACAAGTATCCTAAGTTGCCGATGATGCTCTGCTCTGGTGGTGGCGGCAGAATGGATTACGAGATGCTGAAGTATTTCACTGAGTTCTGGTGTTCAGACGATACTGATCCATACGAGCGCCTCTACATCCAGTGGAGCCTGTCAAAGTTCTTCCCAGCCAAGACCATGGGTTCGCATGTAACTAACTGGAACAAGAATACCAGTGTGAAGTTCCGCACCGATGTTTGCAGTTCATGTAAGTTGGGCTTTGATATCGACCTCAAGTCGCTTTCTGGTGATGAATACAAGTTTGTGCAGAATGCTGTTAAGAACTACGATAGCATGAAGCCTATGATTCTCGAGGGCGACCAGTATCGCCTGGTTTCTCCATACGAAGGCAACCACTGTGCCATTAACTATGTAAGTAAGGACAAGCAGCGTGCCGTTCTCTTTGCTTACGACTTGCATCCACGCTACAAGGAGCCTATGATGAATGTGAAGATGCAGGGATTGGATGCCGATAAGGTTTATACCGTAAAGGAGACCAATCTGATGCCTGGAAAGGAATCTGATTTGGAGTGCAATGGCAAGCAGTACAGCGGTGACTATCTGATGAAAGTCGGCTTGAATGTATTCAGCCAGACCGATGGAACGAGCCACGTATTGGTATTGGAATAA
- a CDS encoding AMP-binding protein — MIERFLKQTKFTSEQDFKEHLEFIIPEDFNFAYDVMDEWAKIKPDHVALLWASERGEEIRFTYKDLKEQSDKAAAYFQSLGIGHDDKVMLILKRHYQWWLAMLGLHKLGAVAIPATHMLTKHDIVYRNNAASVKAIICCGDDYVVEQVNQAMPESPTVKTLISIGPDIPEGFHDWMKEWNECAPFVRPEHVNSNEDTLLMYFTSGTTGEPKMVAHDHLYALGHLTTGVYWHNLHENSIHLTVADTGWGKAVWGKLYGQWFAGATVFVFDHEKFTADKIMRQIEKYHITSFCAPPTIYRFMIQEDFSKYDLSSLEYCTTAGEAMNPSVAETFQKLTGVQIYEGFGQTETTMTLGTFPWIKPKPGSMGKPNPQYDVHILRPDMTECEDGEKGEICIRIGDDKPIGLFKYYYRDEKQTKSVWHDGYYHTGDMAWRDEEGYFWFEGRIDDVIKSSGYRIGPFEVENALMTHPAVVECAITGVPDPIRGMVVKATVVLKDEYKSMAGPDLIKKLQDHVKHETAPYKYPRIIEFVDELPKTISGKIRRVEIREKDNKK, encoded by the coding sequence ATGATCGAGAGATTTCTAAAACAGACAAAATTTACTTCAGAGCAAGACTTCAAGGAGCATCTGGAGTTTATCATACCAGAAGATTTCAACTTTGCCTACGACGTGATGGACGAATGGGCAAAGATCAAACCAGACCACGTGGCGCTGCTTTGGGCAAGTGAACGTGGCGAAGAAATCCGTTTTACATACAAGGACCTGAAGGAGCAGAGCGACAAGGCTGCTGCTTACTTCCAGAGTCTCGGCATCGGTCACGATGATAAGGTGATGCTCATTCTGAAGCGTCACTATCAGTGGTGGCTCGCCATGCTCGGTCTCCACAAGTTGGGCGCCGTAGCCATCCCTGCCACCCACATGCTTACCAAGCACGACATCGTTTACCGCAACAATGCAGCAAGCGTGAAGGCTATCATCTGCTGCGGCGATGATTACGTGGTAGAGCAGGTTAATCAGGCTATGCCAGAAAGTCCGACTGTCAAGACATTGATTAGTATCGGTCCGGATATCCCTGAAGGTTTCCACGACTGGATGAAGGAATGGAACGAATGTGCTCCTTTTGTTCGCCCAGAACATGTAAACTCTAATGAGGATACCCTGCTGATGTACTTCACATCGGGAACCACTGGCGAGCCAAAGATGGTGGCACACGATCACCTCTATGCCCTCGGTCATCTGACCACGGGTGTATATTGGCACAATCTCCACGAGAACTCCATCCATCTTACCGTAGCCGATACCGGTTGGGGTAAGGCTGTATGGGGCAAGCTCTACGGACAATGGTTTGCCGGAGCCACCGTCTTCGTCTTCGATCACGAGAAGTTTACGGCGGATAAGATCATGCGCCAGATTGAGAAGTATCACATCACCTCTTTCTGTGCCCCTCCTACCATCTACCGCTTCATGATACAGGAAGATTTCTCCAAGTATGACCTCAGCAGTCTTGAATACTGCACCACAGCGGGTGAGGCAATGAACCCATCCGTGGCAGAGACCTTCCAGAAACTTACTGGTGTTCAGATTTACGAGGGCTTCGGACAGACTGAGACCACGATGACACTCGGAACCTTCCCTTGGATCAAGCCAAAGCCAGGAAGCATGGGCAAGCCAAACCCACAATATGATGTTCACATCCTTCGCCCAGACATGACGGAATGCGAAGATGGTGAAAAGGGCGAGATTTGCATCCGCATCGGCGATGACAAGCCTATCGGCCTCTTCAAATATTACTATCGTGACGAAAAGCAGACCAAATCGGTTTGGCATGATGGTTACTATCATACGGGCGATATGGCTTGGCGTGATGAGGAAGGCTACTTCTGGTTTGAGGGCAGAATCGACGATGTGATCAAGAGTTCGGGTTACCGCATCGGTCCTTTCGAGGTAGAGAATGCCCTGATGACTCACCCAGCCGTAGTAGAGTGCGCCATCACCGGTGTGCCAGACCCAATCCGCGGTATGGTAGTCAAGGCAACCGTCGTACTGAAGGATGAATACAAGAGTATGGCGGGCCCTGACCTCATCAAGAAGTTGCAGGATCATGTGAAGCATGAGACTGCCCCTTATAAATATCCTCGCATCATCGAATTCGTCGATGAACTGCCAAAGACCATCTCCGGCAAGATTCGAAGAGTAGAGATTCGAGAAAAAGACAATAAAAAATAA
- a CDS encoding helix-turn-helix domain-containing protein, translating into MDEAIKQIGERLKGLREVLNIPAEEIAELCEISLDHYLKIESGEADPSVYRLSKISKRYGIDLDVLLFGEEPRMKGYYVTRKGQGPEIDRNNQYKYQSLAVGFKDRKVNPFMVQVDPLPGDKKPNKNGHDGQEYDYVIEGQLEVTIEEKVMVLNPGDSIYFDSRKSHCFRSLNNEPAKFLCIII; encoded by the coding sequence ATGGACGAAGCAATCAAACAAATCGGTGAAAGGCTGAAAGGTCTCCGCGAGGTTCTCAATATTCCTGCCGAGGAAATTGCAGAACTGTGCGAAATCAGTCTTGATCATTACCTCAAGATAGAATCCGGTGAGGCGGATCCTTCTGTTTATCGCCTGTCAAAAATCTCTAAGCGATACGGCATCGACCTTGACGTATTGCTCTTCGGCGAGGAACCTCGCATGAAGGGATACTACGTTACCCGCAAGGGACAGGGACCGGAGATAGACCGCAACAACCAGTATAAATACCAGAGCCTTGCCGTAGGATTCAAGGATAGAAAGGTGAATCCGTTCATGGTACAGGTGGATCCGTTGCCAGGCGACAAGAAACCGAACAAGAACGGACACGACGGACAAGAATATGATTATGTGATAGAGGGACAGCTCGAAGTAACCATCGAAGAGAAGGTGATGGTGCTGAATCCGGGCGACAGCATCTACTTCGACAGTAGAAAGTCGCATTGTTTCCGCTCACTCAACAATGAGCCAGCCAAGTTCCTTTGTATAATTATCTAG
- a CDS encoding pyrroline-5-carboxylate reductase family protein has translation MKITIIGAGAMGGAMAEGLLQSEKFTPSDITVSDHNQPVLDHFANEGASVTLDNQLACHGADIVCVVVKPWCVEKTLKGIKDALNYKSQKLVVVAAGVPSANIKEWLDKDGITPTFFLVMPNIAIAYKQSMTFITPIDASATEIQQITEIFDELGESLIMEERLFPAATAMSCAIAYAMRYVRANVEGGVEMGFKAKDAQKIVLQTIKGAVELLQETGEHPEAAIDKVTTPGGCTIKGLNTMEQGGFTSAVINGLLAGKK, from the coding sequence ATGAAAATAACAATTATCGGAGCAGGTGCTATGGGCGGTGCCATGGCTGAAGGACTCTTGCAGAGCGAGAAGTTCACTCCATCAGATATTACGGTATCTGACCATAACCAACCAGTATTGGATCACTTCGCAAACGAAGGAGCCAGCGTAACTCTCGACAACCAGTTGGCTTGCCACGGTGCAGACATCGTATGTGTGGTAGTAAAGCCATGGTGCGTAGAGAAGACATTGAAGGGTATCAAGGATGCACTCAACTACAAGAGTCAGAAACTCGTAGTGGTAGCAGCCGGTGTGCCATCAGCCAACATCAAGGAGTGGCTGGACAAGGATGGTATCACCCCAACCTTCTTCCTCGTGATGCCAAACATCGCCATCGCCTACAAACAGTCGATGACCTTCATCACTCCTATAGATGCATCTGCCACAGAAATCCAGCAGATTACAGAAATCTTCGATGAATTGGGCGAAAGCCTCATCATGGAAGAACGTCTCTTCCCAGCAGCTACCGCTATGTCGTGTGCCATCGCTTACGCCATGCGCTATGTAAGAGCCAATGTAGAAGGCGGCGTAGAGATGGGCTTCAAGGCAAAGGATGCCCAGAAGATTGTCTTGCAGACCATCAAGGGTGCCGTAGAGCTGCTTCAGGAAACTGGCGAACACCCAGAGGCTGCCATTGATAAAGTAACAACTCCTGGCGGCTGTACCATCAAGGGCCTCAATACCATGGAACAAGGCGGCTTTACCAGCGCAGTAATCAATGGTTTATTGGCAGGAAAAAAATAA
- a CDS encoding site-specific integrase, whose translation MRCTFKTVFYINGSKERNGIVPIMGRVTINGTIAQFSCKQSVTKAIWDAKGNRAIGKSKEAKEVNFALDNIKAQIAKHYQRLSDREAFVTAEMVRNAYQGIGTEYETLLRAFDKENAAFAKRVGKDRAKNTYRKYLTVRKYVAEFIKYQYKRSDMSMNELTEEFIRDYCLYLKNVVGLAQSSIWIYSIPLKHIVTAAHYNGKIPRNPFAMYHVDPDHKEREFLTLDELTAMTEMKLEDPNMAFARDLFLFGCWTGISFIDIKNLTEDNISMINGAPWIVSKRQKTGVPFQIKLMDIPMQIIERYKSFRKGSHVFNIGNLSNINKRIKKVAAMCGIKKRVSFHVSRHSWAVLALEYGMPIESVSKILGHTNITTTQIYAKVTSNKLDHDIAVFESRIKGHLPVMGGMV comes from the coding sequence ATGAGATGCACTTTCAAGACAGTCTTCTATATAAATGGAAGCAAGGAGAGAAACGGAATTGTCCCTATCATGGGACGAGTGACAATCAACGGAACTATCGCACAGTTCAGTTGCAAGCAGAGCGTGACCAAGGCTATCTGGGATGCCAAGGGCAACAGAGCCATTGGCAAGAGCAAGGAAGCCAAGGAGGTGAACTTTGCGCTTGACAACATCAAGGCTCAAATCGCCAAGCATTACCAACGCCTTTCCGACCGTGAGGCGTTCGTTACAGCTGAGATGGTGAGAAATGCCTACCAAGGCATAGGCACAGAGTACGAGACCTTGCTCAGAGCCTTTGACAAGGAGAACGCAGCCTTTGCCAAGCGTGTAGGCAAGGACAGAGCCAAGAACACCTACCGCAAGTATCTGACGGTAAGAAAGTATGTTGCCGAGTTCATCAAGTATCAGTACAAGCGCAGCGATATGTCCATGAATGAGCTTACAGAGGAGTTCATTCGTGACTATTGTCTGTACTTGAAGAATGTTGTAGGACTTGCGCAGTCCTCTATTTGGATTTACTCCATACCACTGAAACATATCGTAACGGCAGCTCACTACAACGGCAAGATACCAAGAAATCCGTTTGCCATGTACCACGTTGACCCAGATCACAAGGAACGTGAGTTCTTGACCTTGGACGAGCTTACCGCCATGACAGAGATGAAGTTGGAAGACCCGAATATGGCATTTGCGAGAGACCTCTTTCTCTTTGGTTGTTGGACAGGTATCTCTTTCATCGACATCAAGAACTTGACGGAAGATAACATCAGCATGATAAACGGTGCTCCTTGGATTGTGTCCAAGCGTCAGAAGACTGGTGTACCTTTTCAAATCAAGTTGATGGATATTCCCATGCAGATTATTGAGAGATACAAGTCTTTCAGAAAAGGAAGCCACGTATTCAATATCGGCAATCTTAGCAACATCAACAAGCGCATCAAGAAAGTTGCTGCAATGTGTGGCATCAAGAAGCGGGTTTCATTTCACGTGTCTCGCCACTCTTGGGCTGTTTTAGCCTTGGAATATGGTATGCCGATAGAGAGCGTGAGCAAGATTCTTGGCCATACAAACATCACCACGACGCAGATATACGCCAAGGTGACAAGCAACAAACTTGACCATGACATAGCAGTCTTTGAAAGTCGAATCAAGGGGCACTTGCCTGTTATGGGAGGAATGGTATGA
- a CDS encoding primase-helicase family protein, with the protein MSKTNDNNQPVAVGSKQPQAAPPTNEVFIRVGTTLYKVVDQPNISGGKVRKRIPWNMETLRQDYGKEFIKYVHKYDGFCTVPEHVNHRTVIDGFLNLYEPISHKPMQGDFPNIKKLVSHIFGEQYELGMDYLQLLYLKPVQKLPILLLVSEERNTGKTTFLNFLKALFQDNVTFNTNEDFRSQFNSDWAGKLLIVVDEVLLSRREDSERLKNLSTTLSYKVEAKGKDRNEISFFAKFVLCSNNESLPVIIDEGETRYWVRKISSLQSDDTDFLEKLKAEIPAFLFHLQGRTLSTEHKSRMWFAPEQIATDALRRIIRCNRNRLEVEMSELFLEVMENTQTDSLQFCLNDAIALLQCNHVKAEKHLVRKIVQDNWKLQPSENALTYTSYEYTYNNSGHYSPTKRVGRFYTVTRDKLNSI; encoded by the coding sequence ATGAGCAAGACAAACGACAACAATCAGCCTGTGGCTGTGGGAAGCAAACAGCCACAGGCTGCACCTCCGACAAACGAGGTGTTCATCCGTGTTGGCACTACCTTGTACAAGGTGGTTGACCAACCTAACATCAGTGGTGGAAAGGTAAGAAAGCGCATTCCTTGGAACATGGAAACCTTGCGTCAGGACTACGGCAAGGAGTTCATCAAGTACGTTCACAAGTATGACGGCTTCTGTACCGTTCCAGAACATGTGAACCATCGCACGGTGATAGATGGTTTCCTCAATCTATACGAGCCGATAAGTCACAAGCCAATGCAAGGGGACTTTCCGAACATCAAGAAGTTGGTAAGTCACATCTTTGGTGAGCAATACGAGCTTGGCATGGACTACCTGCAACTACTCTATCTCAAACCTGTGCAAAAGTTGCCCATTCTGCTGCTCGTATCAGAGGAGAGGAACACAGGCAAGACCACGTTCTTGAACTTTCTGAAAGCGTTGTTCCAAGACAACGTGACATTCAACACCAACGAGGACTTCCGCAGTCAGTTCAATTCCGATTGGGCTGGCAAGCTGCTGATTGTCGTGGACGAGGTGTTGCTCAGTCGCAGGGAGGATTCCGAGCGGTTGAAGAACCTCAGCACCACCCTCTCGTACAAGGTGGAAGCCAAGGGCAAGGACAGGAACGAGATTTCCTTCTTTGCCAAGTTCGTGCTGTGCTCCAACAACGAATCACTCCCTGTCATCATTGACGAGGGCGAGACCCGATATTGGGTGAGGAAGATTTCATCGTTGCAATCTGACGATACCGACTTCTTGGAGAAACTGAAGGCGGAGATACCCGCTTTTCTGTTCCATCTGCAAGGCAGAACGCTATCCACAGAGCACAAGAGCCGAATGTGGTTCGCCCCCGAACAGATAGCGACCGATGCTCTGAGGAGAATCATACGCTGCAACCGTAACAGGCTTGAGGTGGAAATGTCGGAGCTGTTCCTTGAGGTCATGGAGAACACCCAGACCGACAGCTTGCAGTTCTGCCTCAATGACGCAATCGCCTTGTTGCAATGCAACCACGTGAAAGCGGAGAAGCACCTTGTGCGAAAGATAGTGCAGGACAATTGGAAGCTGCAACCTTCAGAGAACGCCCTCACCTACACCTCATACGAGTACACCTACAACAACAGCGGTCACTACTCGCCAACAAAACGTGTGGGCAGGTTCTACACTGTAACGAGGGACAAGCTAAATAGCATATAA
- a CDS encoding toprim domain-containing protein: protein MNIQEAKQIKIADYLQSLGHRPVKQQGANLWYKSPLRNESEASFKVNTTMNSWFDFGMGKGGNIITLASYLYASDNLPYLLDKMEKQAPHVRPTDFSFPQQASEPSFERLEVRELNHPALLRYLSERNIDLCIARKECVELHFSHNGKNYFAIGFKNKSGGYEVRNRFFKGCMSPKDITHIRQQGEPRYSCYVFEGMMDYLSFLSLRMEKFPSCPSLEAQDYVILNSTSNVDKAVDALHGYERISCLLDNDEAGRKATLAIENALSYRVRDASHLYSEYNDLNDYLCGVKSKQSVHQVQPVKRTAPPRKKGAALGM, encoded by the coding sequence ATGAACATTCAAGAAGCAAAGCAAATCAAGATTGCAGACTATCTGCAAAGTTTGGGACACCGCCCTGTCAAGCAGCAGGGTGCAAACCTTTGGTACAAGTCACCGCTGAGAAACGAAAGCGAGGCATCTTTTAAGGTGAACACCACGATGAACAGTTGGTTCGACTTCGGAATGGGCAAGGGCGGCAACATCATCACCCTTGCGTCATACCTTTACGCATCAGACAACTTGCCATATCTCTTGGACAAGATGGAGAAGCAAGCGCCCCATGTACGCCCGACCGACTTTTCTTTCCCTCAGCAAGCTTCCGAGCCGAGTTTTGAGAGATTGGAGGTTAGGGAGCTCAACCACCCTGCACTCCTGCGCTATCTGAGCGAGCGGAATATTGACCTGTGCATAGCCCGAAAGGAATGTGTGGAACTCCACTTCTCGCATAATGGCAAGAACTACTTCGCCATCGGCTTCAAGAACAAGTCGGGCGGTTACGAGGTTCGTAACCGATTCTTCAAGGGTTGCATGTCCCCCAAGGACATCACACATATCCGACAGCAAGGCGAGCCAAGATACTCTTGCTATGTTTTCGAGGGCATGATGGACTATCTTTCCTTTCTCTCGTTGCGCATGGAGAAGTTTCCGTCTTGTCCGTCATTGGAAGCGCAGGACTACGTGATACTCAACTCCACAAGCAATGTGGACAAGGCTGTTGACGCACTCCACGGCTACGAGCGCATCAGTTGTCTGCTCGACAACGACGAGGCAGGGCGGAAGGCAACGCTTGCCATCGAGAACGCCCTCAGCTACCGTGTGAGGGATGCATCCCACTTGTACAGCGAGTACAACGACTTGAACGACTATCTGTGCGGAGTGAAATCCAAACAGTCGGTACACCAAGTACAGCCTGTTAAGCGGACTGCTCCACCTCGGAAGAAAGGCGCAGCCTTAGGTATGTAG